TACCCTTCCGGCATACTTTGGATATAGCCTAACCGCTTCGGGTTTGCCAATGTCGCAAAACTTAACCATTCCTGTACTAATTGCCTTGTTGGTATGTCTTATACCTACAACCATTGGAGGCTTGCTGAGTGCAATTGGTATTAGTGGGATGGACAGGCTTATTCAGCATAACGTTATCGCTACCAGCGGTCGTGCAATTGAAGCTGCTGGGGATGTTGATGTGCTTTTACTTGATAAAACGGGAACAATCACGTTGGGCAATCGTATGGCTACCGATTTTATTCCCGCTGAGGGAGTAACGATTGAAGAACTTGCTGATGCAGCCCAACTTTCATCATTATCGGACGAAACACCTGAGGGACGTTCGATCGTAGTTCTTGCCAAAGAACGATTCAATATTCGTGGTCGTGAGGTTTCTCAGTTAAATGCATCGTTTATTCCTTTTACAGCGCAATCGAGAATGAGCGGTGTTGATTTAAAAACCGATGACGGTACTACTCATAAGATCCGTAAAGGCGCATCGGAGGCCATCCGTACGTTTGTGCAAAACAATAATGGTTTTTTCCCTCAAAAAATTAAGGATAGTGTTGCCGAATTGGCTCGACAAGGAGCAACACCTTTGGTTGTAGCAGAAGATAACAGGATACTTGGGATTGTTCATCTCAAAGATATTGTAAAGGGGGGTATTAAGCAGCGTTTTGCCGAACTTCGGAAAATGGGTATTAAAACAGTAATGATTACAGGCGACAATCCATTAACAGCTGCTGCCATTGCAGCCGAAGCAGGCGTTGATGATTTTATGGCCGAGGCCACTCCAGAAGACAAACTACGTCGTATCCGTGAAGAACAAGCTAACGGACATCTCGTAGGTATGATTGGCGATGGTACTAATGATGCACCTGCTTTAGCTCAAGCTGATGTTGGAATTGCCATGAATACAGGAACTCAGGCCGCACGTGAAGCAGGTAACATGGTTGATCTCGATAGTAATCCAACCAAACTAATTGAAGTAGTGGAGGTAGGCAAGCAGTTGCTTATGACCCGCGGATCACTAACTACCTTTAGCATTGCCAACGATGTAGCAAAATATTTTGCCATTATTCCTGCTATAGCTATTGGTTTATATGCTGGAAAAACAGGAATTGGACCGCTTTCAGCTCTCAATATTATGAATCTTGGTTCACCTCAAAGTGCAATTCTAAGTGCAGTAATATTCAATGCTATAATCATTATACTCCTAGTTCCTTTAGCGTTAAGGGGCGTTCGTTACAGACCTGTTTCGGCTAATGTGGCTTTAACACGTAACCTATTAATATTTGGATTGGGTGGGATTATTGCACCTTTTATTGGGATTAAACTTATTGATATTTTAATTAACTTGTAAATCAATAAAAAAAATGAAAACACTCATCATATCCTTAAAAATCTTCCTGTTCTTTACCATACTAACAGGAGTTATTTACCCACTTTTTGTTACAGGAATAGCACAGTTGACATTTTCTAAAAAAGCAAATGGAAGTTTGATAACTATTGACAATAAAACCATTGGGAGTGAACTTATCGGGCAACAATTTGATAGTTCCATTTATTTCTCTTCACGTCCCTCAGCAATTTCATATAACCCTTTACCATCAGGGGGCTCGAATTATGGGTTAACGAATATCAATCTAAAAAAATTGGTTAATGAACGTAAACATCAATTCATAGCTTTTAATCGATTAGATAGTTTAACCGTAGTTCCTTCCGAGATGCTATTTGCATCAGCAAGCGGATTGGATCCGCATACATCACCCAGTGCAGCATTGCTTCAGGTCAATAGAATTGGCGAAGCAAGAGGATTTAATTTATCTCAAAAGCAACAATTAGTTGATTTGATTAAAAGTAAAACGGAAGAAATGCAATTTGGTCTTCTTGGAGAGCCAAGAATTAACATCTTAGATTTAAATATTGAACTTGATAAACTTGATCGGAATAATACAAACAACAAATAAAAACTATATTATATGAAACCCTCAATCCGCAGTAAAAAATTTACAATGGGTATGGTGCTATTCTTAGTGATCATTTTATTATTATCGATCTCATCAGGTTTCTACCTTAACAGATTATCGAGTAAAACAAGTGCAATCCTAAAAGAAAACCATGTTTCCGTTGTTTATGCCAGAGACATGTCGGTAGATCTAATCAATATCAATCAGGGAATTCTAAATTGCTATTTAACCAATAAAAACCCTGATACTGTTGCGATCAACGAAGAGTTTAGGTTATTTGACAAATCGCTGATATTAGAAAAGAACAATATAACGGAGATTGGTGAAAATGCCCTTGTATTAAGCATTGAACAGAACTTTACTAATTACCGCGATTCTGTTAAAGAATTTGCAAAATCACCAAATCCACTACTCAAGGTTCTTAATCTTCAAAAAAAGTTTGATATTCTTTACCAACAATTGATGCAACTGTCTCAAATGAACGAGAAAGCCATCGAAGTCAAAACTGATGATGCAAAAGTTTCGGCAAAGAACGCTACCTTACAAATGACTTTTATAGCAACCTTGTGTTTTTTGATTGCTTATGGATATACCTTTATCTTTTCATCGTATTTCAATGATCGATTTTTTAAATTGTATAATGGGATTAAAGAAGTTGTTTCCAGTAATTACAGGCAAAGGCTTGATCTTAAAGGCAATGATGAACTTGGCGAAATATCGTTGATTATTAATGAGATGGCTGAAAAGTTAGATAAAACTGACCATAGTAATAACATTTCAATAGATTGATCATTTAGAGATTTAGGCTTAGGATAATTGATGAAGTAGTGGTCTGTATATGAAATTAAACCAAACCACTGAGTTTCGAAACTTGAAAAGAATGAATAACAGATGAACCT
This window of the Bacteroidales bacterium genome carries:
- the kdpB gene encoding potassium-transporting ATPase subunit KdpB; translated protein: MSTKNKSSLFNKKILLQALKDSITKLNPALQIKNPVIFIVAIGAILTTIILLIGVFQGNFSSFNLQIAIWLWITILFANFSEAIAEGRGKAQADSLRKNRTQAKARKLEGKQEISVFATELKKGDIVICEAGDVIPSDGEVVEGIASVDESAITGESAPVIRESGGDRSAVTGGTKVISDHILIRISSESGDTFLDRMISLVEGAKRQKTPNEIALSILLSGLTIIFLMAVVTLPAYFGYSLTASGLPMSQNLTIPVLIALLVCLIPTTIGGLLSAIGISGMDRLIQHNVIATSGRAIEAAGDVDVLLLDKTGTITLGNRMATDFIPAEGVTIEELADAAQLSSLSDETPEGRSIVVLAKERFNIRGREVSQLNASFIPFTAQSRMSGVDLKTDDGTTHKIRKGASEAIRTFVQNNNGFFPQKIKDSVAELARQGATPLVVAEDNRILGIVHLKDIVKGGIKQRFAELRKMGIKTVMITGDNPLTAAAIAAEAGVDDFMAEATPEDKLRRIREEQANGHLVGMIGDGTNDAPALAQADVGIAMNTGTQAAREAGNMVDLDSNPTKLIEVVEVGKQLLMTRGSLTTFSIANDVAKYFAIIPAIAIGLYAGKTGIGPLSALNIMNLGSPQSAILSAVIFNAIIIILLVPLALRGVRYRPVSANVALTRNLLIFGLGGIIAPFIGIKLIDILINL
- the kdpC gene encoding potassium-transporting ATPase subunit KdpC; the protein is MKTLIISLKIFLFFTILTGVIYPLFVTGIAQLTFSKKANGSLITIDNKTIGSELIGQQFDSSIYFSSRPSAISYNPLPSGGSNYGLTNINLKKLVNERKHQFIAFNRLDSLTVVPSEMLFASASGLDPHTSPSAALLQVNRIGEARGFNLSQKQQLVDLIKSKTEEMQFGLLGEPRINILDLNIELDKLDRNNTNNK